The Magnetofaba australis IT-1 genome contains a region encoding:
- the arfB gene encoding alternative ribosome rescue aminoacyl-tRNA hydrolase ArfB has protein sequence MDDLVITESLTIPAGDLMESFIRASGSGGQNVNKVSTAVQLRFSAKRCTVLSQEMFQRLKGIAGSRMTKDGELIIDARRFRTQVGNQLDARERLAELIRQALERPKTRRPTKRTLGSKKRRLEGKRNRAQIKQGRKRIQLD, from the coding sequence GTGGATGATCTGGTGATAACCGAGTCGTTGACCATTCCGGCAGGAGATCTTATGGAGAGCTTTATCCGAGCCTCAGGCTCTGGCGGGCAGAACGTCAACAAGGTCAGCACAGCGGTTCAGCTACGATTCAGCGCCAAACGGTGCACAGTGCTCAGCCAGGAGATGTTTCAGCGGCTGAAAGGGATTGCAGGGAGCCGCATGACCAAGGATGGCGAGCTGATCATCGACGCCCGCAGATTCCGTACTCAGGTCGGAAACCAGCTGGATGCCCGAGAACGTTTGGCGGAGCTGATTCGGCAGGCGCTGGAACGGCCCAAGACGAGGCGCCCGACCAAGCGCACCCTGGGATCCAAAAAGCGGCGCCTTGAGGGAAAGCGCAATCGTGCCCAGATAAAGCAGGGGCGCAAACGGATTCAGCTGGATTGA
- the trxC gene encoding thioredoxin TrxC translates to MGDTYQVVCPSCSATNRLGVERPALEGRCGRCKNKLFQGKPVDLTGATFASHIGNSHIPVLVDFWAEWCGPCKMMAPVFAQAASSLEPRVRVAKVDTEAERTIAGQYGIQSIPTMIIFRDGREVARQSGAMPLQSLLGWVNQHA, encoded by the coding sequence GTGGGTGATACTTATCAAGTAGTGTGTCCGTCATGCTCTGCAACGAACCGGCTTGGCGTGGAGAGACCTGCGCTTGAAGGGAGATGCGGCCGCTGCAAGAACAAGCTCTTCCAAGGTAAGCCCGTGGATTTGACGGGAGCGACGTTTGCCAGTCACATTGGTAACAGCCATATCCCTGTTCTGGTGGACTTTTGGGCAGAGTGGTGCGGTCCCTGTAAAATGATGGCTCCAGTGTTTGCGCAGGCCGCGTCATCTCTTGAGCCAAGGGTCCGGGTCGCCAAAGTCGATACCGAAGCGGAGCGGACGATTGCCGGTCAGTATGGCATTCAGAGCATTCCGACCATGATCATCTTCAGAGACGGACGGGAAGTGGCGCGCCAATCCGGGGCCATGCCATTACAGTCACTTTTGGGCTGGGTGAATCAGCATGCTTGA
- a CDS encoding helix-turn-helix transcriptional regulator — MAGSKLDGLSQIQRERLFYLEFRAFFLGAVNRYDIVNRFGVKDAAGTRDIRLYRDLAPGNIEYEYRIRSYLPTDQLRPLFTFDVPQAMVAIAHGLGDDFVGTGKPLITCEMPTHLNTPDIDVLAAMTRAIHLRRAVKLTYRSLSSGATRKEIVPYALVDNGLRWHVRAYDRKRQRFSDFVINRMSGPKLLDGEEFPESETREADNQWNRIVTMEMVPHPRLKHPETIAHEYAMKDGVLTVNVRAAVAGYVLRRWNVDCSENHHLDGAEVHLWLRNRPTLYGVEGLVIAPGYTEST; from the coding sequence ATGGCTGGATCCAAGCTCGATGGCCTTTCCCAAATCCAGCGAGAGCGGCTGTTTTATCTGGAGTTCCGGGCCTTTTTCCTGGGCGCGGTGAACCGGTATGACATTGTCAACCGATTTGGCGTGAAAGATGCCGCCGGTACCCGGGACATCCGGCTCTATCGGGATCTGGCCCCGGGCAACATCGAGTACGAATACCGGATTCGCAGCTACCTGCCCACGGACCAGCTCAGGCCGCTGTTCACTTTCGATGTGCCTCAGGCGATGGTAGCCATTGCCCATGGGCTGGGCGATGATTTCGTTGGGACCGGAAAGCCGCTCATCACATGCGAGATGCCGACCCACTTGAACACGCCGGACATCGACGTGTTGGCGGCCATGACCCGGGCCATCCATCTGCGGCGTGCGGTGAAGCTCACCTACCGCTCATTGAGCAGTGGGGCTACCCGCAAGGAGATCGTCCCCTACGCCCTGGTGGATAATGGGCTGCGCTGGCATGTGCGCGCCTACGACCGAAAGCGGCAGCGGTTCTCGGATTTCGTCATCAACCGCATGAGCGGTCCGAAACTGTTGGATGGGGAGGAGTTCCCCGAAAGCGAAACCCGGGAGGCGGATAACCAGTGGAACCGCATCGTGACCATGGAGATGGTCCCCCACCCGAGGTTGAAGCACCCGGAGACCATCGCTCATGAGTATGCCATGAAGGATGGTGTGCTCACGGTCAACGTCCGGGCCGCCGTGGCAGGGTATGTGCTCCGTCGCTGGAACGTGGATTGTTCCGAGAATCATCACCTGGACGGGGCCGAAGTCCACTTGTGGCTCCGGAACCGGCCAACGCTGTATGGGGTGGAAGGGCTGGTCATTGCGCCGGGCTACACGGAATCGACATGA
- the tnpA gene encoding IS200/IS605 family transposase, with product MKYRYGSHTVYNIEYHFVWATKYRYKVLSGEVATSVREYVRQTCEAFEIRILKGVVSKDHVHILVSAPPNMAPSEIMRRIKGRSSSKLFEEYPHLKKRYWGRHFWARGYFCATVGQITDEMVQEYLEHHFEPNPNDKFQLEPE from the coding sequence ATGAAATACCGATACGGAAGCCACACGGTATATAATATTGAGTACCATTTTGTGTGGGCGACAAAGTACCGCTACAAAGTTCTGAGTGGAGAGGTGGCGACCAGCGTCCGTGAGTATGTGCGGCAGACGTGTGAAGCGTTTGAGATCAGGATACTCAAGGGGGTGGTGAGCAAAGATCATGTCCATATTTTGGTCTCTGCGCCGCCGAACATGGCTCCAAGTGAAATCATGCGCCGGATCAAAGGGCGTTCGTCGAGCAAATTGTTTGAGGAATACCCCCACCTCAAGAAACGATACTGGGGCCGCCATTTTTGGGCGCGAGGGTACTTCTGCGCGACGGTCGGTCAGATTACAGATGAAATGGTTCAGGAGTACCTTGAGCATCATTTCGAGCCGAATCCGAATGACAAATTCCAGTTGGAGCCAGAATAA
- a CDS encoding SWIM zinc finger family protein gives MARKKSTPDTLAKTLTTAAMMEMAGKRYYWRGNEYFQDGAVTSLKESDGVITGKVQGARAYKVQLWVEDDELEYDCSCPLGEDDEFCKHCVAVGLAWLARDQKAPLAEAGKKASDSIGEKDVRDFLMGKSKDALVEMLLEQCEEDDRLNRRLLAMTAKTSRDKLDLSVWKDAIEDAAWSDDFVDWRRMPDYSSGIGEVVESIEELLHEGHAEAVIEITEHGLGVMERAVEQVDDSGGDMGMLMEQLQEIHHKACRKAKPEPAPLAERLFAWELGNDWGTFSHAAETYADVLGNAGLARYRKLTEQAWAKVKALGPGEQDAKRYDSKRYRITSMMESLAKASGNVEELVAIKLKDLSSQYHFLEIAEIYLKDGHDNTALEWAERGWKAFPEKGGDARLREFIAHAYHRRGRHDDAMALTWTAFTGRTSFDMYKTLAEHAKLAKAWPEWREKALAHIREQIAASKQQHAGRRRWDYGSLNDRSILVQVFLWEKDMDSAWDEARKGGCSGPLWLELAGLREKTDPYNSVQIYREHIRILLKHADKRNYEGAVEYLAKIKKLLGSMGKAEEFPAIVAGVRNEHRRKRNLMALLDRKKW, from the coding sequence ATGGCACGGAAAAAGAGCACCCCCGACACACTGGCAAAAACCCTGACCACCGCTGCCATGATGGAGATGGCGGGCAAGCGCTACTATTGGCGCGGGAATGAATATTTCCAGGATGGGGCGGTCACCAGCCTGAAGGAGAGCGATGGGGTCATCACCGGCAAGGTGCAGGGCGCGCGCGCCTACAAGGTTCAGCTCTGGGTTGAGGACGACGAACTGGAATACGATTGCTCGTGCCCGCTGGGCGAGGATGACGAGTTCTGCAAGCACTGCGTTGCCGTCGGGCTGGCCTGGCTGGCGAGGGACCAGAAGGCCCCCTTGGCGGAGGCCGGCAAAAAGGCCAGCGATAGCATCGGCGAGAAGGATGTCCGCGATTTCCTCATGGGCAAGAGCAAAGATGCCCTGGTGGAGATGCTCCTGGAACAGTGTGAGGAGGATGACCGGCTCAACCGCCGCCTGTTGGCCATGACCGCCAAAACCAGCCGGGACAAGCTGGACCTCTCGGTCTGGAAGGATGCCATCGAAGATGCGGCTTGGTCCGACGACTTCGTCGACTGGCGGCGCATGCCCGACTATTCCAGCGGCATCGGCGAGGTGGTCGAGTCCATCGAGGAGCTTCTCCACGAGGGCCATGCCGAGGCGGTGATCGAAATCACGGAGCACGGCCTCGGCGTCATGGAACGCGCCGTGGAACAGGTGGACGACTCCGGCGGCGACATGGGCATGCTGATGGAGCAGTTGCAAGAGATTCACCACAAGGCCTGCCGCAAGGCCAAGCCAGAGCCCGCACCCCTGGCGGAACGGCTCTTTGCCTGGGAGCTGGGCAACGACTGGGGCACCTTTTCCCATGCCGCCGAAACCTATGCCGACGTGCTGGGGAATGCCGGCCTGGCCCGGTATCGGAAACTGACTGAACAGGCATGGGCCAAGGTGAAGGCGCTGGGGCCGGGGGAGCAGGATGCCAAACGCTATGACAGCAAACGGTACCGCATCACCTCCATGATGGAGTCCCTGGCCAAGGCATCCGGCAACGTGGAAGAACTGGTGGCCATCAAGTTGAAGGACCTGTCCAGCCAGTACCATTTTCTGGAGATCGCCGAAATCTACCTGAAGGATGGCCATGACAACACCGCCCTGGAGTGGGCCGAGCGGGGTTGGAAGGCCTTTCCGGAAAAAGGCGGCGACGCCCGGCTGCGGGAGTTCATCGCGCACGCCTATCACCGGCGTGGTCGGCATGATGACGCCATGGCCCTGACCTGGACCGCTTTCACCGGGCGTACATCCTTTGACATGTACAAGACCCTGGCCGAGCACGCCAAGCTGGCCAAGGCGTGGCCGGAATGGCGGGAGAAGGCGTTGGCCCATATCCGGGAGCAGATCGCAGCATCAAAACAGCAACATGCCGGTCGGCGGCGGTGGGACTACGGATCCCTGAACGACCGCTCCATCCTGGTTCAGGTGTTCCTGTGGGAGAAGGACATGGACTCAGCCTGGGACGAGGCCCGGAAGGGCGGATGCTCTGGGCCGCTATGGCTGGAACTGGCTGGCCTGCGGGAAAAAACGGATCCCTACAACTCGGTCCAGATCTACCGAGAACACATCCGGATCCTTCTGAAGCACGCCGATAAGCGCAATTATGAGGGGGCGGTGGAGTACCTCGCCAAGATCAAGAAGCTCCTCGGTTCCATGGGCAAGGCAGAGGAGTTTCCGGCCATCGTGGCCGGCGTGCGCAATGAGCACCGGCGCAAACGCAACCTCATGGCGCTGCTGGACCGGAAGAAATGGTGA